The nucleotide sequence GAGTTGTCTGAAGTTGCTAATACCTCTGAATGGTTCAAGGTTTGGAAAACTCATCGTGGCAAGCATGATGATGGGAAAAGTCCTGAAGAGACACTACTTTATGAGTATGTGGATGCAATGGATTTCTTTTTGCTAATTTCAAATCTTAAAAATTGGAACCACATTATTTTGAATACCCAACCCGATTTGGATAAGATTTCTGGATATAAGAAGGAACAGAATCTGGATAAACAGTATCTAATAATTAAGCGAATGCTATTTGATAGTTTCTTTAATCGGAGCGAGTCAGCATTTAGCCACTGCTTTAGATTGTTTATCAAGATGGGACTCGTTGATTTTGGCTTTTCTCAAGACCAAATCGAAGCGGCATTTATGGAAAAAAATCAGATTAATCAGCAACGTCAAGATAATAATTATTAAGCATTATGCACTTTCCTTTTTTAATGATGGGAGAGTGCTTTTTTATTTTTAATGTTGTGTTTTTACTGCAAAATACTGTAAGCTCTAATTAAATAAATTAAGGATTCATGAGAGGATGGTTAAAAGTATGAAAGCAATCGTTACCGTAATTGGCCACGATCAAGTTGGTATTGTTGCGCAAGTTTCTGCAAAGTTGGCGGATTTACAGGTAAACATTACTGATATGTCGCAAACTCTATTAGATGGGGAATTTACCATGATGTTAATGGGTGAATGGGATGATAATGATACTTCATTTGAATCCGTTCAAACTGCATTGACTGATTTAGGTCGTCAATTGAAGCTAGATATTAGAATTCAGCGTCGTGAGCTTTTCGATGCGATTCAAAAGTTATAGGAGATTATGATGGAAACAAATCAAATTATTGAAACGATTCAGATGATCTCAGAGGAGAGGCTTGATATTCGAACGATTACCATGGGAATCTCCCTTTTTGATTGTATTGACAGTGACGGTGATACAGCACGGCGAAAAATATATGATAAATTAACATCAAGTGCGAAAGATTTGGTAAAGGTTGCTGACCAAATTGAAGCGGAATACGGGATTCCGATTGTTAATAAAAGAATATCTGTTACCCCAATCGCTTTGATTGCTGCCGCGAGTGGTGATCAAGATTATGTTAAGTATGCCAAAACTATGGATCAAGCTGCTGCTGCAGTTGGCGTGGATTTGATTGGGGGATTCTCCGCATTAGTTCAAAAGGGATATCAAGTGGGAGATTCTCGGCTAATCAAATCATTACCTGAAGCCTTAACTGAGACAACCCGGGTATGTAGTTCGGTAAATGTTGGCTCAACTCGGTCTGGAATCAACATGGATGCGATTGGTCAAATGGGACACATAATTAAAGATATTGCCGCCATTGATGTTCAAAGCTGTATGAGTCTAGTCGTATTCGCCAATGCTGTTGAGGATAACCCATTTATGGCAGGTGCTTTCCATGGTGTAGGAGAAGCTGATAAGGTGATCAACGTTGGGATTAGTGGTCCAGGCGTGGTTAAACGTGCATTAGAGAAGGTTCCGAACGCATCTTTGGATAAAGTTTCAGAAACAATTAAAAAAACGGCATTTAAAGTAACTAGAATGGGTCAATTAGTCGGAAATGTTGCTGCTAAGGCATTGAATGTTCCGTTTGGAATTGTTGACCTGTCATTAGCGCCAACGCCTGCAGAGGGGGACTCTGTTGCTGAAATATTAGAAGAAATTGGGTTGCAAAGCGTAGGAGCACCTGGAACGACAGCTGCTTTAGCAATGTTAAATGATGCGGTTAAAAAAGGTGGAGTGATGGCCTGTGAACGTGTAGGCGGATTATCTGGTGCATTTATCCCTGTTTCTGAGGATGCCGGGATGATTAGAGCTGTTCAGGCTAGCAATCTCAATATCGAAAAGCTTGAGGCAATGACGGCCGTTTGCTCAGTGGGATTAGATATGATTGCTATTCCGGGAGATACAAGTGCGGAAACCATAAGTGGAATGATTGCAGATGAAGCGGCAATTGGGGTTATTAATAATAAAACAACTGCTGTGAGAGTTATTCCTGCTGTTGGCCAATCTGTTGGTGGCAACGTTGAATTTGGCGGTATATTTGGATCTGCTCCTGTAATGCCAGTTAATCAGAATAGTCCTGAAAAGATGATCAAACGGGGTGGGCATATTCCGGCACCAATTCATTCATTTAAGAACTAAATATAAAAGGGCGTTAAAAAAGCCACGATAATTTCTTAATTGAAATTGTCGTGGCTTTTTTAATTATTCAGATACGTTTTTTGACTTTGTCAGCTTGCTTGTTGTTTTTGAACAAGCTGATTTGTAACTTGACTTATTTTGAGAGTAACCAGCGAGTGGACTCTTTACTACATTCTTTGGGGTATCATCATATAAATTCATATTGATCGCTCCTTCACATTTTCGATAATCTGATTTTTACACATGGTACCGCTAGTTGGCAAAAAATATGCCTATGCATTTTTTAGGGATAAATTTAGTTAAATAGTCAATTTTGACTTATATTTAATTCAAGTTTGTGCTCATGGATAATTAATTTGTGAGTTTAGTTCATTTTAAGATTGACGTAAGCATAAATATCCCATATAATAATTAACGTTGATTTGTCACAGTAGCTCAGCTGGATAGAGCAACGGTCTTCTAAACCGTAGGTCGAGAGTTCGAATCTCTCCTGTGACATAAAACGTACGACGTGTTCTTTTAATTAAGATCATAAAAGTAAAAAAGCACTGATATCACTTGCATTGAGTGGTGTTGGTGCTTTTTTTGTATCCACAGATTTTGGATTGAATAATCAACGAAGCTACTATACCGTATAAATTTGCAAGTTTTTGAGCTTTTCGGGGGCAATATTTGTAGAATAAGTTGCGATTTTATTAAGATAGTTTAGTTTTGCTTAAAAGGAGGCCGTTTTTAGAGTAAATATTTGGTTTTAAGCCAAATTAACCAGATAATAGAATTGTGCACAAAGGTTGCACATCTTTTAGGAGGTGGAAGTTGTGGGATTCGTTGTATTTATTGTACTTATATTTATTGTTTGTGGATTAATTCAATTATATATGGATACTTCAACATCCATGAAAGAAAGCGGCAAGCACCTTGCAAAAAAAGACTAATTTCGGGGGAAAACCAATCGTACTCGGCGATTGGTTTTTTATTTTGGAGATTTATTGTATACTGTTCAGGCGGTGTGATTGAGCACCGTAAATCTTTTGTTGACTGTAACGAGAATATTTTGTATACTATTCTCGTTGTAATTGTGGCTTCCACAGCTACAACCGCACGATTTGAGCTTCTAAGTCCTACGGGCGCTTAATTTCGGCGAGTCTAAGCAAAAATACAAGGAGGTGCACAAGATGTACGCAGTTATTACTACAGGCGGTAAGCAATACAAAGTAACCGAAGGCGAAGCAATTTACGTTGAAAAATTAGACGCAAACGAAGGCGACAAGGTTACATTCGACCAAGTTGTTATGGTCGGTGGCGATTCAGCCAAATTTGGTACTCCATTAGTTGATGGAGCATCAGTTGAAGGTACTGTTGAAAAACAGGGTCGCGAAAAGAAGGTTACTATCTTCCGTTACAAGCCAAAGAAGGGCTCACGTTCTAAGAAGGGTCATCGTCAACCATACACTAAGGTTGTTATTGATTCTATCAAGGCCTAACTTAAATTGAGGTGGCTAAATGATTAAAGCATCAATTGATCACTTTAAAAACCATGTAAGTGGTTTTAAACTTACTGGTCATGCTGACGCAGGGGAGTATGGGCAGGATATTGTTTGTTCAGCCGTTTCGGTTTTGAGCATAACAACTGTTAATGGACTCCAGGAAGTCGCTGGTATTGACTTGGAAGTTGATAGTGACGATGATAACGGTGGTTATTTGTCAGTCTCGATTCCAGTTTTAAGTGATGCCCAGAAATCAATTAAAGCTGACGCAATTTTAGATACTTTCGAAAATGGAATGAAAGACATTGCAGAGAGTTATTCTAAATACATTAATTTGAAAATTAACTAATTTATATTATGGAGGTGAATCCTATGTTGAAAATGAATCTACAATTCTTCTCTCACCATAAAGGTGGTGGATCAACTGCTAACGGTCGTAACTCTGCTGGACGTCGTTTAGGTGCAAAAGCTGCTGACGGTTCAACAGTTACAAGTGGTTCAATCCTTTTCCGTCAACGTGGTACTCACATTTACCCAGGTAACAATGTTAAGCGTGGTAACGATGACACATTGTTTGCATTGGTAGATGGTGTTGTTCGCTTTGAACGTAAAGGCCGCGATAAGCGCCAAGTTTCAGTTTATCCTCTTGAGGAAGCTGCTGCTAAATAAGAATTATTAATTGGGCCCTTACAGGGTCCTTTTTTTATGCCAATCTTGAAAAGTTGGCTATTTAACCCCAAAGTATTATATAATTAACTATGTTATAAAAATCGAGGAGGACGTTAAAATGGCAATTTCAACTGCTGATTTTAAAAACGGATTGACCATCGAAGTTGATGGCGCAATCTGGAGAATTATTAGTTTCCAACATGTTAAGCCTGGTAAAGGTGGCGCATTTGTTCGTTCAAAGTTAAAGAATCTTAGAACTGGTGCTGTTCAAGAAAAGACATTTAGAGCTGGTGCCAAGATGGAACAAGCACAAATCGATACCCGTAAGATGCAATATCTTTACGCTGATGGTGAAGACCACGTGTTCATGGACTTGGATACTTACGATCAAATCAGCATCCCTGGCGACCAAATTACAGACGAACTTAAGTACCTACAAGAAAACATGGAAGTTAACGTTATTCAATTTGGTACAGAGACACTTGGTGTTGAATTACCAAACACTGTAACCCTTGAAGTTGCCGAAACAGAACCAGGAATCAAAGGTGATACTGCTTCTGGTGGTTCAAAACCTGCAACGATGACTACTGGGTTAACTCTTCAAGTACCATTCTTTGTTAACCAAGGCGACAAATTGGTTATCAATACTCAAGATGGCACATACATTTCTAGAGGTTAATTTCTGAACTGAAACGGAGGCTAT is from Lentilactobacillus curieae and encodes:
- the rpmA gene encoding 50S ribosomal protein L27, encoding MKMNLQFFSHHKGGGSTANGRNSAGRRLGAKAADGSTVTSGSILFRQRGTHIYPGNNVKRGNDDTLFALVDGVVRFERKGRDKRQVSVYPLEEAAAK
- the efp gene encoding elongation factor P, which produces MAISTADFKNGLTIEVDGAIWRIISFQHVKPGKGGAFVRSKLKNLRTGAVQEKTFRAGAKMEQAQIDTRKMQYLYADGEDHVFMDLDTYDQISIPGDQITDELKYLQENMEVNVIQFGTETLGVELPNTVTLEVAETEPGIKGDTASGGSKPATMTTGLTLQVPFFVNQGDKLVINTQDGTYISRG
- a CDS encoding dUTP diphosphatase translates to MDLQKMLSASVYLNRMIDSKKQLHWAPDSRIQNAFVALDVELSEVANTSEWFKVWKTHRGKHDDGKSPEETLLYEYVDAMDFFLLISNLKNWNHIILNTQPDLDKISGYKKEQNLDKQYLIIKRMLFDSFFNRSESAFSHCFRLFIKMGLVDFGFSQDQIEAAFMEKNQINQQRQDNNY
- the rplU gene encoding 50S ribosomal protein L21 yields the protein MYAVITTGGKQYKVTEGEAIYVEKLDANEGDKVTFDQVVMVGGDSAKFGTPLVDGASVEGTVEKQGREKKVTIFRYKPKKGSRSKKGHRQPYTKVVIDSIKA
- a CDS encoding ribosomal-processing cysteine protease Prp, producing MIKASIDHFKNHVSGFKLTGHADAGEYGQDIVCSAVSVLSITTVNGLQEVAGIDLEVDSDDDNGGYLSVSIPVLSDAQKSIKADAILDTFENGMKDIAESYSKYINLKIN
- a CDS encoding PFL family protein — encoded protein: METNQIIETIQMISEERLDIRTITMGISLFDCIDSDGDTARRKIYDKLTSSAKDLVKVADQIEAEYGIPIVNKRISVTPIALIAAASGDQDYVKYAKTMDQAAAAVGVDLIGGFSALVQKGYQVGDSRLIKSLPEALTETTRVCSSVNVGSTRSGINMDAIGQMGHIIKDIAAIDVQSCMSLVVFANAVEDNPFMAGAFHGVGEADKVINVGISGPGVVKRALEKVPNASLDKVSETIKKTAFKVTRMGQLVGNVAAKALNVPFGIVDLSLAPTPAEGDSVAEILEEIGLQSVGAPGTTAALAMLNDAVKKGGVMACERVGGLSGAFIPVSEDAGMIRAVQASNLNIEKLEAMTAVCSVGLDMIAIPGDTSAETISGMIADEAAIGVINNKTTAVRVIPAVGQSVGGNVEFGGIFGSAPVMPVNQNSPEKMIKRGGHIPAPIHSFKN
- a CDS encoding ACT domain-containing protein: MKAIVTVIGHDQVGIVAQVSAKLADLQVNITDMSQTLLDGEFTMMLMGEWDDNDTSFESVQTALTDLGRQLKLDIRIQRRELFDAIQKL